The DNA segment GCAACAACAAGGCATTGGCAACTCCGTGTGGAATATCATAATAAGCTCCCAATGGATGCGCCATTCCGTGTACCAATCCTAATCCAACGTTCGAAAATCCCATTCCAGCAATGTATTGGGCAACGGCCATACCGTCACGCGCCACTATATCCGATGGGTTTTTTACAACCGCTGGCAAATGTTTGGCAATCATCTCGATGGCTTTCAATTCGAACATATCCGACATTTCCCAAGCCCCTTTGGTAATATACCCTTCGATGGCGTGAGTCAAGGCATCCATTCCTGTTGCTGCGGTCAAACTTGGCGGCAAGCTCAACATCAATTCGGCATCAACGATGGAAAGAACAGGAATAACATTCGGGTCAACACAAACCATTTTCTTCACGTTTTCTTCGTCGGTAATCACGTAGTTGATGGTTACTTCGGCAGCAGTTCCGGCAGTAGTTGGCAGGGCAATGATTGGAACAGATTTCTTTTTGGTATCTGCCACTCCTTCCAATGAAACCACGTCGGCAAATTCAGGATTGTTGGAAATAATTCCGATTCCTTTGGCAGTATCAATTGGCGAACCTCCACCAATGGCCACAATCGCATCGGCTCCAGATAAACTGAAGGCCACGACACCTTCTTTTACTTGGGCAACGGTTGGGTTTTGTTTTACATTCGAAAAAATAGTGTATTCGATTTTTGCTGCATCTAGAATACACGTTACTTTTTCGACTACTCCAAATTTCAACAAATCTTTGTCGGTAACGATAAAAACTTTTTTCAAGCCTCTTTTTTTGATTTCGTCTGCAAGAACGGAACGACTTCCTGCCCCATAATAGGACATTTCGTTTAAAATAATTCTTTTAATGGCACTCATGGTATTGTTATATTTTCAGTTTTATTAATTTATCTAATTATTGCACTAAAAGCCACTCGCAATTCATCGATTTCGGCATCTCCCATTGGACATAAAGGGCCAACCGAGGCAGCCATTACCAATGAATTGGCACTAAATTCGGCCACTTCCAAATAGTCGAATGTGTTTAGCAGTTTGTCGCCTGTAACAACAACACAGTCATTTTCGATTAAAACAACACGGTTTTTGTCAAACATATTTGCCATGCCATCGATATCATCGAATAAAGAACCGAAAGGTACTGAAGGTACATCCTGCAAGAAAATCCAGCTTTCCGGAATGGTTCGAACATCAAATTTGGTTCCGCTGATCGAGTGGGCCATCAAATTGGGAGACTGTGTCATAATGATGGAATTGATGTGCGGATTTTGTTCGTAAATGCGTTGGTGCAATGGCACTTGATAACTTGGGTTTTTATTGTCTTCAGTCATTCCGTTTTTAACCTGAATGATATTGTCGGCAGTAATGTTCCAACGAGAGACATCGTGCGGCGTAATCAAGAAGTCATTTCCACTCCAACGAGCTGAAACTGTTCCAAAAGTGGAAATCATTAATCCTTGCTCACAGGCACGGTGTATGATATTAACCATGTCTCTTCGAATGGCCAATTCATCTGATGGATATCCAGGATCCGAGAAACG comes from the Flavobacterium limnophilum genome and includes:
- the fucO gene encoding lactaldehyde reductase, translating into MSAIKRIILNEMSYYGAGSRSVLADEIKKRGLKKVFIVTDKDLLKFGVVEKVTCILDAAKIEYTIFSNVKQNPTVAQVKEGVVAFSLSGADAIVAIGGGSPIDTAKGIGIISNNPEFADVVSLEGVADTKKKSVPIIALPTTAGTAAEVTINYVITDEENVKKMVCVDPNVIPVLSIVDAELMLSLPPSLTAATGMDALTHAIEGYITKGAWEMSDMFELKAIEMIAKHLPAVVKNPSDIVARDGMAVAQYIAGMGFSNVGLGLVHGMAHPLGAYYDIPHGVANALLLPIVMEYNTESSIAKYVDIARAMGIKVDHLSLADAAQAAVDAVKNLAIEVGIPEKLQLLNVKEEDLERLSQSAFEDVCTPGNPREVQLGDILELYKKAF
- a CDS encoding class II aldolase/adducin family protein encodes the protein MKKLDVKLMHPVEQINMVIGRIYKKGMTTTSGGNISIRDKNGDIWITPSAVDKGDLTPKDIVCVKKDGTIVGLHKPSSEFPFHKAIFEARPEINAIIHAHPPGLVAFSITRQVPNTNITPHFRSVCGKVGYAPYGCPGSEELGQKIADQFIGTDSKAVIMENHGVVLGGSDMLDAYQRFETLELCCCTIVSAGKLGKVNALTDEQIQQYRAQIPSKATRFSDPGYPSDELAIRRDMVNIIHRACEQGLMISTFGTVSARWSGNDFLITPHDVSRWNITADNIIQVKNGMTEDNKNPSYQVPLHQRIYEQNPHINSIIMTQSPNLMAHSISGTKFDVRTIPESWIFLQDVPSVPFGSLFDDIDGMANMFDKNRVVLIENDCVVVTGDKLLNTFDYLEVAEFSANSLVMAASVGPLCPMGDAEIDELRVAFSAIIR